From a single Actinomyces viscosus genomic region:
- the tyrS gene encoding tyrosine--tRNA ligase, with amino-acid sequence MTDILDELQWRGLIAQHTDIDALRAALTDGTVTFYCGFDPTAPSLHHGHLVAVKVMRHLQLAGHHPLALVGGATGLIGDPRAKGERSLNTKDVVAGWAASLQEQLENLLDFSGDNPARIVNNLDWTQAMSAIDFLRDLGKHFRMGTMLSKDIVARRLASDEGISYTEFSYQVLQANDYLELYRRYGCTLEVGGNDQWGNLVGGMDLIHKVEGASVHVMTNPLITKADGTKFGKSEGGAIWLNPEMLSPYAFYQFWLQVDDADVVRFLKVFTFLEREEIERLEAATAENPKAREAQRVLAHEVTTWVHGSEATAQAEAATSALWGRGDLGEIDEATILAATADLASGEVVVGETTIVDLLVSTGLERGRNAARKTIAGGGAYLNNVKVEDEATVIGPEHLLAGGVVLVRKGRRNLAVGRSA; translated from the coding sequence GTGACGGACATCCTGGACGAACTGCAGTGGCGCGGGCTCATCGCCCAGCACACCGACATCGACGCGCTGCGCGCGGCACTGACCGATGGAACCGTCACCTTCTATTGCGGGTTCGACCCGACTGCACCCAGTCTCCACCACGGCCATCTCGTAGCCGTCAAGGTCATGCGCCACCTGCAGCTCGCCGGGCACCACCCGCTCGCGCTGGTAGGCGGCGCGACCGGGCTCATCGGTGACCCTCGGGCCAAGGGGGAACGCAGCCTCAACACGAAGGACGTCGTTGCCGGATGGGCGGCCAGCCTGCAGGAGCAGCTCGAGAACCTCCTCGACTTCAGCGGGGACAACCCCGCCCGGATCGTCAACAACCTGGACTGGACCCAGGCGATGAGTGCCATCGACTTCCTTCGGGACCTCGGCAAGCACTTCCGCATGGGCACGATGCTCTCCAAGGACATCGTCGCGCGCCGCCTGGCCAGCGACGAGGGCATCTCCTACACCGAGTTCAGCTACCAGGTGCTGCAGGCCAACGACTACCTCGAGCTCTACCGGCGCTACGGCTGCACCCTGGAGGTCGGTGGTAACGACCAGTGGGGCAACCTTGTGGGCGGGATGGACCTCATCCACAAGGTGGAGGGCGCCTCGGTCCACGTCATGACCAACCCGCTCATCACCAAGGCCGACGGCACCAAGTTCGGCAAGTCCGAGGGTGGGGCGATCTGGCTCAACCCCGAGATGCTCAGTCCCTACGCCTTCTACCAGTTCTGGCTGCAGGTCGACGACGCCGACGTGGTGCGCTTCCTCAAGGTCTTCACCTTCCTGGAGCGCGAGGAGATCGAGCGCCTTGAAGCGGCGACGGCGGAGAACCCGAAGGCGCGCGAGGCGCAGCGGGTGCTGGCTCACGAGGTCACGACCTGGGTCCACGGATCCGAGGCCACGGCCCAGGCTGAGGCCGCGACCTCTGCGCTGTGGGGGCGCGGAGACCTCGGAGAGATCGACGAGGCGACGATCCTGGCCGCCACCGCCGACCTTGCGTCCGGCGAGGTGGTGGTTGGCGAGACGACGATCGTCGACCTGCTCGTCAGCACAGGACTGGAGCGGGGCCGCAACGCTGCCCGGAAGACTATTGCCGGGGGTGGGGCCTACCTCAACAACGTCAAGGTGGAGGACGAGGCCACGGTCATCGGCCCTGAGCACCTGCTCGCCGGGGGAGTGGTCCTGGTGCGTAAAGGACGGCGGAACCTGGCTGTTGGGCGCTCCGCCTAG
- a CDS encoding endonuclease III domain-containing protein, translating into MNDSPIPGQIPIDSPVPMRTLYELLRAELGEIEVWPAESDLEYVCGAVLVQNTAWGNVQRSLDALRQATAFEADRLLALDETDLIDLIRPSGFMKSKARALRAYATWSGGPKGGTAAALDDGALRAELMRLPGFGPETADVVALMVYDRPRFIFDAYARRLLRQAGYAVGRDYEAARRAHEPAVSDSGLDVPQLKDFHGLVIAAGQRARAAGGWQTYGPTIGIGAADR; encoded by the coding sequence ATCCCCATTGACTCACCGGTACCTATGCGCACTCTGTACGAGCTGCTGCGCGCCGAGCTCGGTGAGATCGAGGTCTGGCCTGCCGAGAGCGACCTCGAGTACGTCTGCGGGGCCGTCCTCGTCCAGAACACCGCATGGGGTAACGTCCAGCGCTCCCTGGATGCGCTGCGTCAGGCCACCGCCTTCGAGGCCGACCGGCTGCTCGCGCTGGACGAGACCGACCTCATCGACCTGATCCGCCCCAGCGGATTCATGAAGTCCAAGGCCCGCGCACTGCGCGCCTACGCGACCTGGTCCGGCGGACCGAAGGGAGGAACCGCAGCCGCCCTCGATGACGGGGCCCTGCGCGCGGAGCTGATGAGGCTTCCCGGTTTCGGGCCCGAGACGGCCGACGTCGTCGCCCTCATGGTGTACGACCGGCCCCGGTTCATCTTCGACGCCTATGCCAGACGCCTGCTGCGCCAGGCGGGTTACGCAGTGGGACGGGACTATGAGGCGGCCCGACGTGCCCACGAGCCGGCGGTGTCGGACAGTGGTCTCGACGTCCCCCAGCTCAAGGACTTTCACGGACTCGTCATCGCGGCCGGTCAACGCGCCCGGGCAGCAGGTGGTTGGCAGACCTACGGCCCCACGATCGGCATTGGGGCCGCGGACCGGTGA